In Brettanomyces nanus chromosome 3, complete sequence, a single genomic region encodes these proteins:
- a CDS encoding uncharacterized protein (BUSCO:EOG09344BHH): MAKRSKGTDTRKGHVTKERVEVKKEDKVEDKEEDKEEDKEEDKVEDKEEDKEEDIEEDKEEDKEEDKEEDKEESEDVEEADDAENDKEQEEDTNTKEKPVEAKEKPVEDKSKLPSGALFSANDVDELMEEEDSGEKRSAEPSSEEPSAKKVEIETSDNTRTSSAAEIVASPASAESPSPEDPNLTKKEPPIHSLPVLTREDKTLEEVLEMMDDEDFTPIIPDAVTDYYLAKNGFATDNRKIKRLLALATQKFISDIATNAYEYSRIRSNSAVYNSSNPQVRARALMMATMMNSQEKKQTSEDTDSDGNGNNENSLTGALGGGLNQSQNQKVTLTIEDLSSALDEYGLKVNRPQFYR; encoded by the coding sequence ATGGCGAAGAGAAGTAAAGGAACAGATACAAGGAAAGGCCACGTGACTAAGGAACGGGTAGAAGTtaagaaggaggataaaGTAGAGGACAAGGAGGAGGACAAGGAGGAGgataaagaagaggacAAAGTAGAGGACAAGGAGGAGGACAAGGAGGAGGATATAGAAGAGGACAAAGAGGAGGACAAAGAGGAGgataaagaggaagataaagaagaatcagaagatGTAGAAGAAGCGGACGATGCTGAAAATgacaaagaacaagaagaagatacaaaCACCAAGGAAAAGCCGGTTGAAGCCAAGGAAAAGCCGGTCGAAGACAAGTCTAAACTTCCTTCTGGAGCATTATTTAGTGCAAATGACGTTGACGAGTTGatggaggaggaagattcAGGAGAAAAGCGATCTGCTGAGCCTTCTAGTGAAGAACCTTCAGCAAAAAAGGTGGAAATCGAGACGTCAGATAATACAAGGACGTCCAGTGCTGCCGAAATAGTTGCTTCACCCGCTTCTGCTGAATCACCTTCTCCTGAAGATCCAAATTTGACTAAGAAAGAACCACCAATTCACTCTTTGCCTGTATTAACACGTGAAGACAAAACTCTGGAGGAGGTTCTCGAAAtgatggatgatgaagactTTACGCCAATTATTCCGGATGCGGTGACAGACTATTACTTGGCTAAAAATGGATTTGCTACAGATAAtagaaagatcaagaggCTTCTTGCTTTGGCCACACAGAAATTCATCAGCGATATTGCAACAAATGCCTACGAATACTCGCGTATCCGGTCCAACAGCGCTGTTTACAACTCATCCAATCCTCAGGTGAGAGCAAGGGCCCTTATGATGGCCACGATGATGAACTCTCAGGAAAAAAAGCAGACCTCTGAGGATACCGATAGTGACGGTAATGGAAACAACGAGAATTCGCTGACTGGTGCCCTAGGGGGAGGACTTAACCAGAGCCAGAACCAGAAAGTGACGTTGACCATCGAAGATTTGAGTAGTGCGCTGGATGAATACGGGTTGAAGGTGAACCGTCCTCAATTCTACAGATGA
- a CDS encoding uncharacterized protein (EggNog:ENOG41), with product MTIESLSDPTDIQIHSSRAYRSNFLMPKSSYFNVNITINHWQLKDLVCRSSSSNSIYFPSGTKVSRLDFDPQSPVSLSKKQDHLKHARLTAKQSEAISNPSSNVFIDASSHVDPLVANFESSPRCLKEAGGVVVVGGVVNTSRTPVHSSGGAGNATSNNTTYRAPGKWKGLFGIHVNETGYSENGHIGTLINNSVTINKISNTCYRSLVCNNDQNLYIVDVLNRGDGLAPEFSVNMGVALNHASLSPDLKTIVTLGDSSRIFVLHPEENLRDITNREVISTQSDCGFSTSWNDSGYQFSACFQEGVNFIYDIRHMARPMHEIYSTRRQSQNGAFRVCKYSSGTDDLLFISEHQGRVHVVDTRDFMTHQVVLLPKMLYDYEEGYYNQPIVKDYQDVCDIQNELGYLSSSRRFIADVDVDRLHNSKFFKYTSDSCPKRYPATSSAAAAAAAAAAKNDLKQSTYDPLMHSTYLRGTGTGTLATTVSRNSRGGSSESSDKLKSPLTDPFYYLDSELEICGLEVLGNSQYGDGRRSLVIGTEDGLVHWNIDSWKRRCFPSYELA from the coding sequence ATGACTATTGAATCGCTGTCGGACCCAACCGATATCCAGATCCACTCCTCGCGGGCCTACAGATCAAACTTTCTGATGCCCAAGTCCTCATACTTCAATGTGAACATAACCATCAATCACTGGCAGTTAAAAGACTTGGTGTGCCGATCATCCTCCTCGAATTCGATATATTTCCCTTCAGGCACAAAAGTCAGCCGCTTAGACTTCGACCCACAAAGTCCTGTGAGTCTTTCAAAAAAGCAAGATCACCTCAAGCATGCACGGCTGACGGCAAAACAATCGGAGGCTATCTCTAATCCTTCTTCCAACGTTTTCATCGATGCTTCCAGCCACGTTGATCCCTTGGTGGCCAATTTTGAGAGCTCGCCGCGATGTCTGAAGGAAGCTGGTGGTGTGGTTGTGGTAGGGGGTGTCGTTAATACTTCGAGGACGCCCGTTCATTCGTCTGGTGGTGCTGGTAATGCTACAAGCAATAATACTACTTATCGCGCACCAGGTAAATGGAAAGGCCTCTTTGGAATACATGTTAATGAAACAGGCTATTCGGAAAATGGCCACATCGGTACCTTAATCAACAACAGTGTCACCATTAATAAAATCAGCAACACGTGCTATCGGTCATTGGTGTGTAATAACGACCAGAACCTCTATATTGTCGATGTTTTGAACCGTGGAGATGGCTTGGCACCAGAATTCAGTGTCAATATGGGTGTCGCTTTGAATCATGCTTCGCTGTCGCCAGATTTGAAGACCATTGTTACTTTAGGCGACAGCTCAAGGATCTTTGTGCTTCATCCAGAAGAGAACTTGAGAGATATCACCAATCGAGAGGTTATTTCTACTCAATCCGACTGTGGCTTTTCTACGAGTTGGAACGACTCGGGCTACCAGTTTTCGGCTTGCTTTCAGGAAGGTGTTAATTTCATATACGATATTCGTCACATGGCTAGACCCATGCACGAGATCTATTCAACAAGGAGGCAGTCACAGAACGGAGCATTTCGTGTCTGTAAGTATAGCTCGGGTACAGATGATCTATTGTTTATTTCGGAGCATCAAGGAAGGGTCCACGTAGTTGATACACGTGACTTCATGACTCATCAAGTGGTTCTGCTCCCCAAAATGTTGTACGACTATGAGGAAGGCTACTATAATCAACCAATAGTAAAAGATTACCAGGATGTTTGTGATATCCAGAACGAATTAGGATATCTTTCGAGCAGTCGCCGGTTCATTGCAGATGTTGATGTTGACAGGTTACATAattccaagttcttcaagtatACTTCAGATAGCTGTCCTAAGAGGTATCCTGCAACATCATCTGCcgccgctgctgctgctgctgctgctgctaaGAACGATCTGAAACAATCCACATATGATCCCTTGATGCATTCGACATATCTTCGGGGCACGGGTACTGGAACTTTGGCTACTACAGTTAGCAGAAACTCTAGAGGAGGTTCTTCGGAGTCCAGTGACAAACTGAAGTCACCTCTGACTGATCCGTTCTACTACTTAGACTCGGAATTGGAAATATGTGGCTTGGAGGTTTTGGGAAATAGTCAATATGGGGATGGAAGACGCTCTTTGGTGATAGGTACAGAGGATGGATTGGTTCATTGGAATATTGACAGTTGGAAGCGTCGCTGCTTTCCATCTTACGAGTTAGCGtaa